From the Pseudopipra pipra isolate bDixPip1 chromosome 22, bDixPip1.hap1, whole genome shotgun sequence genome, one window contains:
- the PIK3CD gene encoding phosphatidylinositol 4,5-bisphosphate 3-kinase catalytic subunit delta isoform — protein sequence MPPGIYCPTEFWSKGENQNIQVDFLLPTGIYLNLCVPCNASLGTIKQVVWKHAQYEPLYHMLSDPEAYVFTCINQTAEQQELEDEQRRLCDIQPFLPVLRLVAREGDRVKKVINSQISLLIGKGLHEFDSVQDPEVNDFRTKMCQFCEERAAKRQQLSWAAWMEYNFPLQLEPMAKGFGTGSLQTPTKNIFVNIKFQSGGESFTFQISPKEFPITLMSYAIKKQATVFRHETVQKPEDYTLQVNGKWEYLYGNYPLYQFQYIRSCLHRGLTPHLTMVHCSAIIAMRDEQTNCIASPPKMAPKPPPLPKKKPNYGSLWSLEQPFYIELVQGSKVNADERMKLVVQAGLFHGNEMLCKTVSSSEVNVCSEPVWKQRLDFDINICDLPRMARLCFALYAVIEKAKKARSTKKKSKKADCPIAWVNVMLFDYKDQLKTGECCLHMWSSFPDEKGELLNPMGTVQCNPNTESAAALVICFPCVAAHPVYYPSFEQLLELGRNGEPPRAAPEDPEEKLQLREILERRSHTELYEHEKDLVWKMRYDIRDQYPQALAKLLIITKWNKHEDVAQMISLLQTWPELPVLNALELLDFSFPDRYVGSFAINSLKKLTDHDVFQYLLQLVQVLKYESYLDCELTKFLLDRALSNRKIGHFLFWHLRSEMHVPAVSLRFGLILEAYCRGSTHHMKVLMKQGEALNKMKALNDFVKVSSQKATKPQTKEMMHVCMKQETYREALSHLQSPLNPNIILAEVCVDQCTFMDSKMKPLWIVFNNEETGGGGVGIIFKNGDDLRQDMLTLQMIQLMDILWKQEGLDLRMTPYGCLSTGDKTGLIEVVMHSDTIANIQLNKSNMVATAAFNKDALLNWLKSKNPGDALDQAIEEFTLSCAGYCVATYVLGIGDRHSDNIMIRETGQLFHIDFGHFLGNFKTKFGINRERVPFILTYDFVHVIQQGKTNNNEKFERFRGYCERAYMILRRHGLLFLHLFALMKAAGLPELSCSKDIQYLKDSLALGKTDEEALKHFRLKFNEALRESWKTKVNWLAHNVSKDNRQ from the exons ATGCCCCCAGGCATTTACTGCCCTACGGAATTTTGGTCCAAGGGGGAAAACCAGAACATCCAGGTGGACTTTCTGCTGCCCACAGGAATATACTTAAACCTCTGTGTGCCCTGCAATGCCAGCTTGGGCACCATCAAGCAG GTGGTGTGGAAGCATGCCCAGTATGAGCCCCTGTACCACATGCTCAGTGACCCCGAGGCCTATGTGTTCACCTGCATCAACCAGACGGccgagcagcaggagctggaggacgAGCAGCGGCGGCTCTGCGACATCCAGCCCTTCCTGCCCGTGCTGCGCCTCGTGGCCCGGGAAGGGGACAGGGTCAAGAAGGTCATTAACTCCCAGATCAGCCTGCTCATTGGGAAAG GTTTGCACGAGTTCGACTCCGTTCAGGATCCAGAGGTGAATGATTTCCGCACCAAAATGTGCCAGTTCTGTGAGGAGAGAGCAGCAAagaggcagcagctcagctgggcaGCCTGGATGGAGTACAACTTCCCCTTGCAGCTGGAGCCCATGGCCAAGGGCTTTGGGACTGGCTCTCTACAAACCCCCACCAAGAACATTTTCGTCAACATCAAGTTCCAGTCTGGAGGG GAGAGCTTCACCTTCCAGATCTCCCCGAAGGAGTTCCCCATCACGCTGATGAGCTATGCCATCAAGAAGCAGGCGACTGTGTTCCGCCACGAGACGGTGCAGAAGCCAGAGGATTACACCCTGCAGGTGAACGGGAAGTGGGAATATCTCTACGGGAACTACCCCCTGTACCAGTTCCAG TACATCCGCAGCTGCCTGCACCGAGGGCTGACCCCCCACCTGACCATGGTCCACTGCTCTGCCATCATTGCCATGAGGGACGAGCAGACCAACTGCATTGCCAGCCCCCCAAAGATGGCTCCCAAGCCTCCCCCGCTCCCcaagaaaaag ccAAACTATGGTTCTCTCTGGTCCTTAGAGCAGCCTTTCTACATCGAGCTGGTGCAAGGCAGCAAGGTCAATGCAGATGAGAGGATGAAG ctggtggtgcaggcagggctgttcCACGGCAACGAGATGCTGTGCAAGACAGTGTCCAGCTCAGAAGTGAATGTGTGCTCAGAGCCCGTGTGGAAGCAGAGGCTGGACTTCGACATCAACATCTGTGACCTTCCCCGCATGGCCCGGCTCTGCTTCGCCCTCTACGCCGTCATCGAGAAGGCCAAGAAGGCACGTTCCACCAAGAAGAAGTCCAAGAAAGCT GACTGTCCCATCGCCTGGGTCAATGTCATGCTCTTTGACTACAAGGACCAGCTGAAAACTGGGGAGTGCTGCCTGCACATGTGGTCCTCCTTCCCAG atGAGAAAGGGGAACTTCTGAACCCCATGGGCACAGTGCAATGCAACCCCAACACTGAGAGTGCAGCAGCCTTGGTCATCTGCTTCCCCTGCGTGGCAGCACATCCCGTGTATTACCCGTCCTTCGAGCAG CTGCTGGAGTTGGGGAGGAATGGAGAACCACCCCGAGCTGCACCAGAAGATCCTGAGGAG aagctgcagctgagggagatCCTGGAGCGGAGGAGCCACACGGAGCTGTACGAGCACGAGAAGGACCTGGTGTGGAAGATGAGGTACGACATCCGCGACCAGTACCCACAGGCCCTGGCAAAGCTGCTCATCATCACCAAGTGGAACAAGCACGAGGATGTTGCCCAG ATGATTTCCCTGCTTCAGACCTGGCCAGAGCTGCCTGTCCTGAACgccttggagctgctggatttCAGCTTTCCCGACCGTTATGTTGGTTCCTTTGCTATCAACTCACTGAAGAAGCTGAC AGATCATGATGTGTTCCAGTACCTGCTGCAGCTCGTCCAGGTGCTCAAGTACGAATCCTACTTAGACTGTGAATTAACCAAGTTCCTGCTGGACAGGGCGTTATCCAACCGCAAGATCGGACACTTCCTCTTCTGGCACCTGAG gtCAGAAATGCACGTTCCTGCTGTTTCCCTGAGGTTTGGGCTGATCCTGGAAGCTTATTGCAGAGGCAGCACCCACCACATGAAAGTTTTGATGAAACAG ggagaaGCACTCAACAAGATGAAAGCTCTGAATGACTTTGTTAAAGTGAGTTCTCAGAAGGCCACCAAGCCTCAAACCAAGGAGATGATGCATGTGTGCATGAAGCAGGAAACGTACCGTGAAGCACTTTCCCACCTCCAGTCCCCCCTGAACCCCAACATTATCCTCGCCGAAGTTTG TGTGGATCAGTGCACCTTCATGGACTCCAAAATGAAACCTTTATGGATTGTGTTTAATAATGAAGAGACAGGTGGAGGTGGAGTgggcattatttttaaaaatggagatG ATCTGCGTCAGGACATGCTGACCCTGCAGATGATCCAGCTGATGGACATCCTGTGGAAGCAGGAGGGCCTGGACCTGAG GATGACCCCTTATGGCTGCCTCTCCACAGGAGACAAGACTGGGCTGATTGAGGTGGTCATGCACTCGGACACCATCGCCAACATCCAGCTGAACAAGAGCAACATGGTGGCCACGGCAGCTTTCAACAAGGACGCGCTGCTGAACTGGCTCAAGTCCAAGAACCCCGG GGATGCCTTAGACCAAGCCATCGAGGAGTTCACCCTCTCCTGTGCCGGGTACTGCGTGGCCACGTACGTGCTGGGCATCGGGGACCGGCACAGCGACAACATCATGATCCGGGAGACAGGACAG ctgtTCCATATTGATTTTGGTCACTTTTTGGGGAACTTCAAGACTAAATTTGGTATTAATAGAGAACGAGTTCCTTTCATCTTAACCTACGACTTTGTGCATGTCATCCAGCAAGGAAAAACTAACAACAATGAGAAGTTTGAAAG GTTCAGGGGTTACTGTGAGAGAGCCTACATGATCCTGCGGCGCCACGGGCTCCTCTTCCTGCACCTCTTTGCACTGATGAAAGCTGCTGGTCTGCCAGAGCTCAGCTGCTCCAAGGACATCCAGTACCTAAAG GACTCCCTGGCTCTTGGGAAAACCGATGAGGAGGCACTGAAGCACTTCAGGCTAAAGTTCAATGAAGCCCTGCGAGAGAGCTGGAAAACCAAAGTGAACTGGCTGGCACACAACGTGTCCAAGGACAACAGGCAGTag